One stretch of Mycolicibacterium fallax DNA includes these proteins:
- the cofC gene encoding 2-phospho-L-lactate guanylyltransferase: MASMSRTPPGIPGDTAVVIAVKRLAAAKTRLSAQFSADAREELVLAMLLDTAAAATRVLGAAAVTVVTPDRAVTSAVADLGMLALADPTPPGHPDPLNNALRAAVAHITARGARPRNVVILQGDLPALRSSELADALDRAEAHPRSFVADRHRTGTAALFAFGVPCEPHFGADSASRHRNSGAVELTGDWPGLRCDIDTSEDLAAAARIGLGPATRAVDERSSTRS; the protein is encoded by the coding sequence ATGGCCAGCATGAGCCGCACCCCACCCGGGATCCCCGGCGATACCGCCGTGGTCATCGCGGTCAAGCGGTTGGCGGCCGCCAAGACCCGGCTGTCTGCGCAGTTCTCCGCCGACGCGCGCGAGGAGTTGGTGCTGGCGATGCTGCTGGACACCGCCGCCGCGGCCACCCGGGTGCTCGGGGCGGCCGCGGTCACGGTGGTCACCCCGGACCGGGCGGTGACCAGCGCGGTGGCCGACCTCGGGATGCTCGCGCTGGCCGATCCGACACCGCCGGGACATCCCGATCCGCTCAACAACGCCCTGCGCGCCGCGGTCGCCCACATCACCGCACGCGGTGCTCGGCCACGCAACGTGGTCATCCTGCAGGGTGATCTGCCCGCGCTGCGATCCAGCGAGCTCGCCGACGCCCTGGACCGGGCCGAGGCGCACCCACGCAGTTTCGTCGCCGACCGGCATCGCACCGGAACCGCGGCGCTGTTCGCCTTCGGGGTGCCGTGCGAGCCGCACTTCGGTGCCGACTCGGCGAGCCGGCACCGGAACTCCGGCGCGGTGGAACTGACCGGCGATTGGCCGGGCCTGCGCTGCGATATCGACACCTCCGAGGACCTGGCGGCCGCCGCGCGGATCGGGCTGGGCCCGGCCACACGAGCCGTCGACGAGCGGTCATCGACACGCTCCTAG
- the mutT1 gene encoding 8-oxo-(d)GTP phosphatase MutT1, protein MPSETHDHRGKSGHRTGPVLAAGAVLWRPGADGAPEVAVVHRPRYDDWSLPKGKVDKGESEPATAVREIFEETGFRSRLGRRLGTARYLLNGSGEKKVTYWAARADDGDFLANREVDRLEWLPVAAAADRLGYPQDRKVLRRFARLPHDTHTLLVVRHATAGRKSRYHGDDRCRPLDANGRTQAEAMVPLLLAFGAERLHAADRTRCHQTLEPLAEALRVAIENEPALTEEAYADNRKAARHRFLQIAELPGTRAVCSQGKVIPHIIDWWCERDAVSADKSRNRKGSIWVLSLHNGRLIAADHIASPLPVRN, encoded by the coding sequence GTGCCCAGCGAAACCCATGACCACCGCGGTAAGAGCGGCCACCGCACCGGGCCCGTGCTGGCCGCCGGCGCGGTGTTGTGGCGCCCCGGTGCCGACGGCGCACCGGAGGTCGCCGTCGTCCACCGGCCCCGCTATGACGACTGGTCGCTGCCCAAGGGCAAGGTCGACAAGGGTGAGAGCGAACCGGCCACCGCGGTCCGGGAAATCTTCGAGGAGACCGGGTTCCGGTCCCGGCTGGGCCGCCGGCTGGGCACCGCGCGCTACCTGCTGAACGGTTCCGGGGAGAAGAAGGTCACCTACTGGGCGGCCCGCGCCGACGACGGCGATTTCCTCGCCAACCGGGAGGTGGATCGGTTGGAGTGGCTGCCGGTGGCCGCCGCGGCCGATCGCCTGGGCTATCCGCAGGATCGTAAGGTGTTGCGCCGCTTCGCCAGGCTGCCCCACGACACCCACACCCTGCTGGTGGTGCGGCACGCCACCGCCGGGCGCAAGAGCCGCTATCACGGTGACGATCGGTGCCGGCCGCTGGACGCCAACGGTCGCACCCAGGCCGAGGCGATGGTGCCGCTGCTGCTGGCATTCGGGGCTGAGCGACTGCATGCCGCCGACCGCACCCGATGCCATCAGACGCTGGAACCACTCGCCGAGGCATTGCGGGTCGCCATCGAGAACGAGCCCGCCCTGACCGAGGAGGCCTACGCGGACAACCGTAAGGCCGCGCGGCACCGGTTCCTCCAGATCGCCGAACTACCCGGCACCCGGGCAGTCTGCTCGCAGGGCAAGGTGATTCCGCACATCATCGACTGGTGGTGCGAGCGGGACGCGGTGTCCGCCGATAAGTCCCGCAATCGCAAGGGCAGCATCTGGGTGCTGTCCCTGCACAACGGTCGGCTGATTGCCGCCGACCACATCGCCAGCCCGCTGCCCGTCCGGAACTGA
- a CDS encoding D-alanine--D-alanine ligase family protein — protein MSAENRIRVAVVFGGRSSEHAISCVSAGSILRNLDPARFEVIPVGITPAGCWVLSTATAEKLAIVDGQLPEVTTDSGTALMLAADPTRRGELLSVGRDPGAVLASVDVVFPVLHGPYGEDGTIQGLLELAGVPYVGAGVLASAAGMDKEFTKKLLAADGLPIGDYVVLRPDRAALSDAEVARLGFPMFVKPARGGSSIGVSRVTDAAGLAAAIAEARAHDPKVIVEAAVIGREVECGVLEFPDGRLGASALGEIRVAADGGPADGFYDFATKYLVDAAELDVPADVEPAMADRIRELAIRAFRAIDGQGLARVDFFLTADGPVINEINTMPGFTTISMYPRMWAASGVDYPALLAAMVDTAVARGTGLR, from the coding sequence GTGAGCGCCGAGAACCGTATTCGTGTTGCCGTTGTGTTCGGTGGGCGCAGCTCTGAGCACGCCATTTCCTGTGTGTCGGCGGGCAGCATTCTGCGGAATCTGGACCCCGCGCGGTTCGAGGTGATTCCGGTGGGGATCACCCCGGCGGGTTGCTGGGTGCTCAGCACCGCGACCGCGGAGAAGCTGGCGATCGTCGACGGGCAGCTGCCGGAGGTGACCACCGATTCGGGTACCGCGCTGATGCTGGCGGCCGACCCGACCCGCCGCGGCGAGTTGCTGTCGGTGGGCCGCGATCCCGGGGCGGTGCTGGCGTCGGTGGATGTGGTGTTTCCGGTGTTGCACGGCCCGTATGGCGAGGACGGCACCATCCAGGGATTGCTGGAGTTGGCCGGGGTCCCGTATGTGGGGGCCGGGGTGTTGGCCAGTGCGGCCGGGATGGACAAGGAGTTCACCAAGAAGCTCCTTGCGGCCGACGGGCTGCCGATCGGTGACTACGTGGTGCTGCGCCCGGACCGGGCGGCGCTCAGCGACGCCGAGGTCGCGCGGTTGGGATTCCCGATGTTCGTCAAACCCGCGCGCGGCGGATCGTCGATCGGGGTGTCGCGGGTGACCGACGCCGCCGGGTTGGCCGCGGCGATCGCCGAGGCTCGTGCCCATGACCCGAAGGTCATCGTGGAGGCGGCGGTGATCGGCCGCGAGGTGGAGTGCGGGGTGCTGGAGTTCCCGGACGGGCGCCTGGGGGCCAGCGCGCTCGGGGAGATCCGGGTCGCCGCCGACGGCGGGCCCGCCGACGGCTTCTACGACTTCGCCACCAAGTACCTGGTGGATGCCGCCGAACTCGATGTGCCCGCCGACGTCGAGCCGGCGATGGCCGATCGGATTCGGGAGTTGGCGATCCGGGCGTTCCGGGCGATCGACGGACAGGGTCTGGCCCGGGTGGATTTCTTCCTCACCGCCGACGGCCCGGTGATCAACGAGATCAACACCATGCCCGGGTTCACCACCATCTCGATGTACCCGCGGATGTGGGCCGCCAGCGGTGTCGACTACCCCGCTCTGCTCGCCGCGATGGTCGACACCGCCGTCGCCCGCGGCACCGGACTGCGCTGA
- a CDS encoding IclR family transcriptional regulator — protein MRQNSGIGVLDKAVGVLHAVAESPCGLAELCERTGLPRATAHRLAAGLEIHRLLARDGDGRWCPGPALVELSANVSDPLLGAAAAVLPRLREITGESVQLYRREGTARVCVAALEPPAGLRDTVPVGAHLPLTAGSGAKVLLAYADHRTQQSVLPNAKFTDRVLAEVRRRGWAQSAAERESGVASVAAPVRDHAGSVVAAVSVSGPIDRMGRRPGERWAADLVAAADALTRRL, from the coding sequence GTGAGACAGAATAGCGGTATCGGCGTCCTCGACAAAGCGGTGGGGGTGCTGCACGCGGTCGCCGAGTCGCCGTGCGGCCTGGCCGAACTCTGCGAGCGCACCGGGCTGCCGCGGGCCACCGCCCACCGGCTGGCCGCGGGCCTGGAAATCCATCGGCTGCTGGCCCGCGACGGCGACGGCCGCTGGTGCCCGGGCCCGGCCCTGGTGGAACTGTCCGCCAACGTCAGCGACCCACTGCTGGGGGCGGCCGCCGCGGTGCTCCCCCGGCTGCGCGAGATCACCGGCGAGAGCGTGCAGCTGTACCGGCGGGAGGGCACCGCGCGGGTCTGCGTGGCAGCCCTGGAACCGCCGGCCGGGCTGCGCGACACGGTCCCGGTCGGCGCCCACCTGCCGCTGACGGCCGGATCCGGCGCCAAAGTCCTGCTCGCCTATGCCGATCACCGCACCCAGCAGTCGGTGCTCCCGAACGCCAAGTTCACCGACCGTGTGCTCGCCGAGGTCCGCCGACGGGGCTGGGCGCAGAGCGCGGCCGAGCGGGAGTCCGGGGTGGCCAGTGTCGCCGCACCGGTCCGCGACCACGCCGGCAGCGTCGTCGCCGCGGTGTCGGTGTCCGGGCCGATCGACCGGATGGGCCGGCGCCCCGGCGAGCGCTGGGCCGCCGACCTGGTGGCCGCCGCCGACGCGCTGACCCGGCGGCTGTAG
- a CDS encoding RNA degradosome polyphosphate kinase has protein sequence MVNDRGVTETDATAHTITGDGAQPADGDSEALLAAAVFEDLPEDRYLNRELSWLDFNNRVLQLAENTSLPLLERAKFLAIFASNLDEFYMVRVAGLKRRDEMGLSVRSADGLSPREQLQRIGERGQQISVRHAKVFMESVRPALAEQGILVVTWADLDGSDRERLSKYFMEQVFPVLTPLAVDPAHPFPFVSGLSLNMAITVRQPEDGTQHFARIKVPDNVARFVKLQDAQREDGHHNVRFLPMEELIAAFLPVLFPGMEIVEQHAFRITRNADMEVEEDRDEDLLQALERELARRRFGKPVRLEVADDMTENMLELLLRELDVDPDDVVTVPGLLDLTALWQVYGVDRPKLKDRPFVPSTPAMFSESAKSLFSNLREGDLLLHHPYDSFSTTVQRFIEMAAADPDVLAIKQTLYRTSGDSPIVNALIDAAASGKQVVALVELKARFDEQANIKWARKLEQAGVHVVYGLIGLKTHCKTALVVRREGSSIKRYCHIGTGNYNPKTARLYEDVGLLTASPEIGADLTDLFNTLTGYSRKDTYRNLLVAPQGIRRGIVERIDREIAAARRGEDARIRMKMNALVDEQVIDALYRASLSGVKVEIVVRGICALRPGAEGFSENITVRSILGQFLEHSRIIHFNAIDEFWIGSADMMHRNLDRRVEVLVQVKDPRLSAQLDTVFNSALDPATLCWELGSDGAWTPSPHDGRPGRDHQVAMMASRHS, from the coding sequence ATGGTGAATGATCGAGGCGTGACCGAGACCGATGCCACAGCACACACCATCACCGGGGACGGTGCGCAGCCCGCCGACGGCGACTCCGAGGCCCTGCTCGCCGCGGCGGTCTTCGAGGACCTGCCCGAGGATCGCTACCTCAACCGCGAGCTGAGCTGGCTGGACTTCAACAACCGGGTGCTGCAGCTGGCCGAGAACACCTCGCTGCCGCTGCTGGAGCGGGCGAAGTTCCTGGCCATCTTCGCCTCGAACCTCGACGAGTTCTACATGGTGCGGGTGGCCGGGCTCAAGCGCCGCGACGAGATGGGCCTGTCGGTCCGCTCGGCCGACGGGCTGTCGCCGCGCGAGCAGTTGCAGCGCATCGGCGAACGCGGACAGCAGATCTCGGTCCGGCACGCCAAGGTGTTCATGGAGTCCGTCCGCCCCGCGCTGGCCGAGCAGGGCATCCTCGTGGTGACCTGGGCCGACCTCGACGGCAGCGACCGCGAGCGGCTGTCGAAGTACTTCATGGAGCAGGTCTTCCCGGTCCTGACCCCGCTGGCGGTGGATCCGGCGCACCCGTTCCCGTTCGTCAGTGGGCTGAGTCTGAACATGGCGATCACCGTTCGTCAGCCCGAGGACGGCACCCAGCACTTCGCCCGAATCAAGGTGCCCGACAACGTCGCCCGGTTCGTCAAGCTGCAGGACGCCCAGCGCGAGGACGGCCATCACAACGTCCGCTTCCTGCCGATGGAGGAGCTGATCGCGGCGTTCCTGCCGGTGTTGTTCCCGGGCATGGAAATCGTTGAGCAGCACGCGTTCCGGATCACCCGCAACGCCGACATGGAGGTCGAGGAGGACCGCGACGAGGACCTGCTGCAGGCCCTCGAGCGGGAACTCGCCCGGCGCCGCTTCGGCAAGCCGGTCCGGCTCGAGGTGGCCGACGACATGACCGAGAACATGCTCGAGCTGCTGCTGCGCGAGCTGGACGTCGATCCCGACGACGTGGTCACCGTCCCCGGCCTGCTGGATCTGACGGCACTGTGGCAGGTGTACGGGGTGGACCGGCCCAAGCTCAAGGACCGGCCGTTTGTGCCGTCGACCCCGGCGATGTTCTCCGAGTCGGCCAAGAGCCTGTTCAGCAACCTGCGCGAGGGTGACCTGCTGCTGCATCACCCCTACGATTCCTTTTCCACCACCGTGCAACGGTTCATCGAGATGGCCGCCGCCGACCCGGATGTGTTGGCGATCAAGCAGACCCTGTACCGCACCTCCGGGGACTCCCCCATCGTCAACGCGCTGATCGACGCCGCCGCCTCCGGCAAGCAGGTGGTCGCGCTGGTCGAACTCAAGGCGCGTTTCGACGAGCAGGCCAACATCAAATGGGCACGCAAACTGGAGCAGGCCGGCGTGCACGTGGTCTACGGCCTGATCGGCCTGAAAACCCACTGCAAGACCGCGCTGGTGGTTCGCCGGGAGGGCTCCTCGATCAAACGCTACTGCCACATCGGCACCGGCAACTACAACCCGAAAACCGCTCGGCTGTATGAGGATGTCGGCCTGCTGACCGCCTCGCCGGAGATCGGCGCCGACCTCACCGACCTGTTCAACACGCTGACCGGCTACTCACGCAAGGACACCTACCGCAATCTGCTGGTCGCCCCCCAGGGCATCCGCCGCGGCATCGTGGAGCGGATCGACCGCGAGATCGCCGCCGCCCGACGCGGCGAGGACGCCCGGATCCGGATGAAGATGAACGCGCTGGTCGACGAGCAGGTGATCGACGCGCTGTACCGGGCCTCGCTTTCCGGGGTCAAGGTGGAAATCGTCGTCCGCGGCATCTGCGCGCTGCGCCCCGGCGCCGAGGGATTCTCCGAGAACATCACCGTGCGTTCGATTCTCGGCCAGTTCCTGGAGCACTCACGGATCATTCACTTCAACGCCATCGATGAATTCTGGATCGGCAGCGCGGACATGATGCACCGCAACCTCGACCGCCGCGTCGAGGTGCTGGTGCAGGTCAAGGATCCGCGGCTGTCCGCCCAACTCGACACGGTGTTCAACTCGGCGCTGGATCCGGCAACCCTGTGCTGGGAGCTCGGCTCCGACGGCGCCTGGACGCCGTCGCCGCACGACGGTCGGCCCGGCCGCGATCACCAGGTCGCCATGATGGCGAGCCGACACAGCTGA
- the leuC gene encoding 3-isopropylmalate dehydratase large subunit, translating into MSEQSQTAPRTMAEKVWADHVVATEPGEPDLIYIDLHLVHEVTSPQAFDGLRMAGRPVHRPDLTIATEDHNVPTIDIDKPIADPVSRTQVETLRRNCAEFGIRLHQMGDRDQGIVHIIGPQLGLTQPGMTIVCGDSHTSTHGAFGSIAMGIGTSEVEHVLATQTLSLKPFKTMAVNVDGELPPGVSAKDIILAVIAEIGTGGGQGHVIEYRGSAIEALSMEGRMTICNMSIEAGARAGMVAPDETTYAYLQGRRHAPTGADWDAAVAAWNGLRTDPGAVFDTEVRIDAASLSPFVTWGTNPGQGVPLSATVPDPETMLNDAEKVAAEKALAYMDLAAGTPMRDIPVDTVFVGSCTNGRIEDLRVVAEVLRDRRVADGVRMLIVPGSVGVREQAESEGLGAIFEAAGAEWRQAGCSMCLGMNPDQLAPGERSASTSNRNFEGRQGKGSRTHLVSPEVAAATAVRGTLSSPADLA; encoded by the coding sequence ATGTCCGAACAGTCGCAAACCGCACCCCGAACGATGGCCGAGAAGGTGTGGGCCGATCACGTGGTGGCCACCGAACCCGGGGAACCCGACCTGATCTACATCGATCTGCACCTGGTCCACGAGGTCACCAGCCCGCAGGCGTTCGACGGGCTGCGGATGGCCGGGCGCCCGGTGCACCGGCCCGACCTGACCATCGCCACCGAGGACCACAACGTCCCCACCATCGACATCGACAAGCCGATCGCCGACCCGGTGTCACGCACTCAGGTCGAGACGCTGCGGCGCAACTGCGCCGAGTTCGGTATTCGGTTGCATCAGATGGGCGACCGCGATCAGGGCATCGTGCACATCATCGGCCCGCAACTGGGGCTGACCCAGCCGGGCATGACGATCGTCTGCGGCGACAGCCACACCTCCACCCACGGTGCGTTCGGCTCGATCGCCATGGGCATCGGCACCTCGGAGGTCGAGCACGTGCTCGCCACCCAGACGCTGTCGCTCAAACCGTTCAAGACGATGGCGGTCAACGTCGACGGCGAACTGCCGCCGGGCGTCAGTGCCAAGGACATCATCTTGGCGGTGATCGCCGAGATCGGTACCGGCGGCGGCCAGGGGCACGTCATCGAGTACCGGGGCAGTGCCATCGAAGCGCTGTCCATGGAGGGCCGGATGACCATCTGCAACATGAGCATCGAGGCCGGTGCCCGGGCCGGCATGGTCGCCCCCGACGAGACCACCTACGCCTATCTTCAGGGCCGCCGGCACGCACCAACGGGCGCGGACTGGGACGCCGCGGTGGCGGCGTGGAACGGGTTGCGGACCGATCCCGGTGCGGTGTTCGACACCGAGGTGCGCATCGACGCGGCCTCGTTGAGCCCGTTCGTCACCTGGGGGACCAACCCCGGCCAGGGAGTACCGCTGTCGGCGACGGTGCCCGACCCGGAGACGATGCTCAACGACGCGGAGAAGGTGGCCGCCGAGAAGGCGCTGGCCTACATGGATTTGGCGGCAGGCACGCCGATGCGGGACATCCCCGTTGACACCGTCTTCGTCGGTTCCTGCACCAACGGCCGGATCGAGGATCTGCGGGTGGTGGCCGAGGTGCTGCGGGACCGCAGGGTCGCCGACGGTGTCCGGATGCTCATCGTGCCCGGGTCGGTCGGGGTCCGCGAGCAGGCCGAGTCCGAAGGCCTCGGTGCGATCTTCGAGGCCGCCGGGGCTGAATGGCGTCAGGCCGGCTGCTCGATGTGCCTGGGGATGAACCCCGACCAGCTTGCCCCCGGAGAGCGCAGCGCCTCGACGTCCAACCGCAATTTCGAGGGCCGCCAGGGCAAGGGTTCACGGACCCACCTGGTCTCACCGGAGGTCGCCGCGGCGACCGCCGTGCGCGGAACCCTGTCGTCGCCCGCCGATCTGGCCTGA
- a CDS encoding HU family DNA-binding protein, translating to MNKAELIDELTEKLGSDRRHATAAVEHVVDTIVRAVHRGETVTITGFGVFERRKRAARVARNPRTGETVKVKPTSVPAFRPGAQFKAVVSGAQRLPAAGPAVKRGASTAAPAKAAKKTAAKKTAAKKTAAKKTAAKAAPAKAATKSVAKAATKAPTKKAAVQKAAPAKTTRAATKAPAKTATKAATKAPAKAATKAPAKKAAVQKAAPAKTTRAATKAPAKTATKAATKTASKAPAKKAAVKKAAPAKKAATKAPAKKAAAKKAAPAKRGRK from the coding sequence ATGAACAAAGCAGAGCTCATCGACGAACTCACGGAGAAACTGGGCTCGGACCGTCGGCACGCAACCGCTGCCGTCGAACATGTCGTGGACACCATCGTGCGCGCGGTGCATCGCGGCGAAACCGTGACCATCACCGGCTTTGGCGTATTCGAGCGGCGTAAGCGCGCGGCCCGCGTCGCGCGTAATCCGCGCACCGGCGAGACGGTCAAGGTGAAGCCGACCTCCGTTCCGGCCTTCCGCCCGGGCGCGCAGTTCAAGGCGGTTGTCTCTGGGGCCCAGCGTCTTCCGGCGGCCGGCCCGGCCGTCAAGCGCGGTGCCTCGACCGCGGCGCCGGCCAAGGCTGCCAAGAAGACGGCGGCCAAGAAGACCGCCGCCAAGAAGACCGCCGCCAAGAAGACCGCCGCCAAGGCCGCACCGGCCAAGGCCGCCACCAAGTCGGTGGCGAAGGCCGCCACCAAGGCGCCCACCAAGAAGGCCGCGGTGCAGAAGGCCGCTCCGGCCAAGACCACCCGGGCCGCGACCAAGGCGCCGGCCAAGACTGCGACGAAGGCCGCCACCAAGGCGCCGGCCAAGGCCGCGACCAAGGCGCCCGCCAAGAAGGCCGCGGTGCAGAAGGCCGCTCCGGCCAAGACCACTCGGGCCGCGACCAAGGCGCCGGCCAAGACCGCGACCAAGGCAGCCACCAAGACGGCCAGCAAGGCTCCGGCCAAGAAGGCCGCGGTGAAGAAGGCCGCTCCGGCCAAGAAGGCCGCGACCAAGGCTCCGGCCAAGAAGGCTGCGGCCAAGAAGGCCGCACCGGCCAAGCGCGGCCGCAAGTAG
- a CDS encoding cystathionine gamma-lyase → MPRRYGDSTRTLKAATPPAQPGRPVAPGPVPVSAYHLSADESAELDTYGRASNPTWRQLEAGIAELEGAAEALVFGSGMAAVTAALRVLVRPGSVLVVPADGYYQVRRFAAESLAPLGVTVVEADHAEIFEAAERADVVLAETPVNPTLDVVDLHRLARLCRGRGARLIVDNTAATPLAQQPLACGADLVVASATKALSGHSDLLGGYLAASRGELMAALARERLLTGAVLGAFDTWLLLRSLAGAGLRYGRQCANAQALATMLTGHPAVRSVRYPGLPDHPGHSVACAQMQHFGSLVSVELADAAAVHALVARSDLLVASTSFGGMHTSVDRRARWGDPVGDGFARISLGIEDTDDLLADFGRALG, encoded by the coding sequence CTGCCGCGCCGCTACGGCGACTCCACCCGAACGCTGAAGGCGGCCACCCCGCCGGCGCAGCCGGGACGGCCGGTGGCCCCGGGCCCGGTGCCGGTGTCGGCGTACCACCTGTCCGCCGACGAATCCGCCGAGCTGGACACCTACGGCCGGGCGTCCAACCCGACCTGGCGGCAGCTGGAGGCCGGCATCGCCGAGCTCGAGGGTGCAGCCGAGGCGCTGGTGTTTGGATCCGGGATGGCCGCGGTGACGGCCGCGCTGCGGGTCCTGGTCCGGCCCGGCAGTGTGCTCGTCGTGCCGGCCGACGGCTATTACCAGGTCCGCCGCTTCGCCGCGGAATCGCTTGCTCCACTGGGGGTTACCGTCGTCGAGGCCGATCACGCGGAAATCTTCGAGGCGGCCGAGCGGGCCGATGTGGTGCTCGCCGAGACCCCGGTGAACCCGACCCTGGACGTCGTCGACCTGCACCGGCTGGCGAGGCTGTGCCGCGGCCGCGGTGCGCGCCTGATCGTCGACAACACCGCGGCCACCCCGCTGGCGCAGCAGCCGCTGGCCTGCGGCGCGGACCTGGTGGTGGCCAGCGCGACGAAGGCGCTGTCGGGCCACAGCGACCTGCTCGGCGGTTACCTGGCGGCCAGTCGGGGTGAACTGATGGCCGCCCTGGCGCGGGAACGGCTGCTGACCGGTGCGGTGCTCGGCGCGTTCGACACCTGGCTGCTGCTGCGCAGCCTGGCCGGCGCCGGACTGCGCTACGGACGTCAGTGTGCCAACGCCCAGGCGCTGGCCACCATGCTGACCGGGCACCCGGCGGTGCGGTCGGTGCGTTACCCGGGCCTGCCCGATCATCCCGGTCACTCGGTGGCGTGCGCGCAGATGCAGCATTTCGGTTCGCTGGTGTCGGTCGAACTGGCCGACGCCGCCGCCGTGCACGCACTGGTGGCCCGCAGCGACCTGCTGGTGGCCTCGACCAGCTTCGGTGGCATGCACACCTCGGTCGACCGTCGGGCCCGGTGGGGTGATCCGGTCGGCGACGGGTTCGCCCGGATCTCGCTGGGCATCGAGGACACCGACGACCTGCTGGCCGATTTCGGCCGCGCACTGGGCTGA
- a CDS encoding NAD(P)H-dependent glycerol-3-phosphate dehydrogenase → MAGTVRTATVMGAGAWGTALAKVLADGGIDVRLWARRPELAEAINATARNEDYLPGIALPPGVRATSDPAAALGGVTTVLLGVPAQQLRTNLEQWVPLLDPDATLVSLAKGIELGTLMRMTQVIQQVSGFDINQIAVLSGPNLASEVAEGQPAATVVACTDSGRAVELQRALNTGYFRPYTNTDVVGAEIGGACKNVIALACGMANGIGLGENTAAAIITRGLAEIMRLGMALGAQPTTLAGLAGVGDLVATCTSRHSRNFSFGRRLGQGMTIEEARKAGEGHVAEGFASCQSVLALASSYGVEMPLTDAVARVCHHGLSVNQAIALLLGRRTKPE, encoded by the coding sequence ATGGCCGGCACTGTGCGGACCGCGACGGTGATGGGCGCGGGCGCCTGGGGAACGGCGCTGGCCAAGGTGCTCGCCGACGGCGGGATCGACGTGCGATTGTGGGCCCGCCGGCCCGAGCTGGCCGAGGCGATCAACGCCACCGCCCGCAATGAGGACTACCTGCCCGGCATCGCGCTGCCTCCCGGAGTGCGGGCCACCTCCGATCCGGCGGCCGCGCTGGGCGGCGTCACGACCGTGCTGCTCGGCGTCCCGGCCCAGCAGCTGCGGACCAACCTGGAGCAGTGGGTGCCGCTGCTGGACCCCGACGCCACCCTGGTCAGCCTGGCCAAGGGCATCGAACTGGGCACCCTGATGCGGATGACCCAGGTGATTCAGCAGGTGAGCGGGTTCGACATCAATCAGATCGCGGTACTGTCCGGGCCGAATCTGGCCAGTGAGGTGGCCGAGGGGCAGCCCGCGGCCACCGTGGTGGCCTGCACCGACTCCGGGCGCGCGGTGGAACTGCAGCGCGCGCTGAACACCGGCTACTTCCGGCCGTACACCAACACCGACGTCGTCGGCGCCGAGATCGGCGGGGCCTGCAAGAACGTCATCGCGCTGGCCTGCGGGATGGCCAACGGCATCGGGCTGGGCGAGAACACCGCGGCGGCGATCATCACCCGCGGGCTGGCCGAGATCATGCGACTGGGCATGGCCTTGGGGGCGCAGCCGACGACGCTGGCCGGGCTGGCCGGGGTCGGGGATCTGGTGGCGACCTGCACGTCGCGCCATTCGCGCAACTTCTCCTTCGGTCGACGGCTGGGCCAGGGGATGACCATCGAGGAGGCCCGCAAGGCCGGCGAGGGTCATGTCGCCGAGGGCTTCGCCAGCTGCCAGTCGGTGCTGGCGCTGGCCTCGAGTTACGGCGTCGAGATGCCGCTCACCGATGCGGTCGCCCGGGTCTGCCACCACGGGCTGTCGGTCAACCAGGCGATCGCCCTGCTGCTGGGGCGGCGTACCAAACCCGAGTGA
- the leuD gene encoding 3-isopropylmalate dehydratase small subunit: protein MEAFHSHTGIAVPLRRSNVDTDQIIPAVYLKRVTRTGFEDGLFASWRNDPSFILNQKPFDRGSVLVAGPDFGTGSSREHAVWALMDYGFRVVISSRFADIFRGNAGKAGLVAAQVSQDDVELLWKLIEQRPGLEVTVNLADRTISAETAVLPFTIDDYTAWRLQEGLDDIGLTLRKLDAIEAYEQRRPSWKPHTLPVP from the coding sequence ATGGAAGCCTTTCACTCACATACCGGCATCGCCGTTCCGCTGCGGCGCTCGAATGTCGACACCGATCAGATCATTCCGGCGGTATACCTCAAGCGCGTCACTCGGACGGGGTTTGAGGACGGATTGTTCGCCTCCTGGCGCAATGACCCGTCGTTCATCTTGAATCAAAAGCCCTTCGATCGGGGTTCGGTTCTGGTGGCGGGCCCGGACTTTGGTACCGGATCCTCGCGCGAGCACGCCGTCTGGGCGCTGATGGACTACGGCTTCCGGGTGGTTATTTCCTCGCGATTCGCCGACATTTTCCGGGGCAATGCCGGGAAGGCGGGGCTGGTGGCGGCCCAGGTTTCCCAGGACGACGTCGAGCTGTTGTGGAAGTTGATTGAGCAGCGTCCCGGCTTGGAAGTGACTGTCAACCTTGCTGATCGGACGATCAGCGCCGAAACGGCGGTGCTGCCGTTCACCATTGACGATTACACCGCCTGGCGACTGCAGGAGGGCCTCGACGATATTGGTCTTACGCTGCGCAAACTCGATGCCATCGAGGCATACGAGCAGCGGCGGCCGAGCTGGAAACCGCATACTCTGCCGGTGCCCTGA